A region of Apium graveolens cultivar Ventura unplaced genomic scaffold, ASM990537v1 ctg927, whole genome shotgun sequence DNA encodes the following proteins:
- the LOC141705714 gene encoding uncharacterized protein LOC141705714 gives MIKLHLLTNGFLSTYKRWYYHGELVADLKNETTFDSQVNNVEEEYNDLASGLKDAIGSEYFDIGPTGNFDDNSSFNVSDKYNVIFESLHKPLYDNYKDYILKTVVKLINIKVLNKLTDKAFDDILKCFKDILPEADEMAWKHFYNIYLHFAIDSRSVQMGLASDGFNPFSNLSSSYNLWHVILIPYSMPPWASPNGTNYLMSLLIPGPKSPGKDYDVFLQPLIKELKKLRHGIDAYDSYGRRIFKLKAAVLGIINDFPAYAYLSGWKHRCYLSANHSWRRSKDYDGSSELRGPPRTFTCEDILKQLEEVHVRTPGKAPKNSSRKCKRGANELNWSKRSILFDLPYWSTLLLQNNLDVMHIEKNVCDNTVGTLLDIEGK, from the exons ATGATTAAGTTGCACTTGCTTACTAATGGGTTTTTAAGTACTTACAAGCGCTGGTACTATCATGGGGAACTAGTAGCTGACTTAAAAAATGAAACAACTTTTGATTCTCAAGTTAACAATGTGGAAGAAGAATACAATGATTTGGCTTCAGGTCTTAAAGACGCCATTGGTAGCGAGTATTTTGATATTGGTCCAACTGGTAATTTTGATGATAATTCTTCTTTTAATGTAAGCGATAAGTATAATGTCATATTTGAATCTCTTCACAAGCCTTTGTATGATAATTATAAAGATTATATTTTAAAGACGGTGGTAAAGTTGATAAATATTAAGGTGCTTAACAAGTTAACAGATAAAGcatttgatgatattttaaaatgtTTTAAAGATATATTGCCCGAAG CTGATGAGATGGCTTGGAAGCACTTTTATAACATTTACCTTCACTTTGCTATTGATTCCAGAAGCGTACAAATGGGATTGGCATCAGATGGATTTAACCCATTTTCAAATCTATCATCATCCTATAATTTGTGGCATGTGATATTGATTCCTTACAGTATGCCACCTTGGGCTTCCCCGAATGGTACAAACTACCTCATGTCGTTACTAATTCCTGGTCCGAAATCTCCCGGAAAAGATTATGATGTGTTTTTACAACCATTAATTAAAGAACTTAAAAAGTTACGGCATGGGATTGATGCATATGATTCATATGGTAGGCGTATATTTAAATTGAAAGCTGCGGTATTAGGAATAATTAATGATTTTCCTGCTTATGCGTACTTGTCTGGGTGGA AACATCGATGTTACTTGAGTGCTAATCATTCGTGGCGAAGGAGCAAAGATTATGATGGATCTAGTGAGTTGCGTGGTCCTCCAAGAACTTTTACTTGTGAAGATATTTTGAAGCAACTGGAAGAAGTTCATGTACGTACACCAGGTAAAGCACCAAAGAACTCATCTAGAAAATGTAAACGTGGAGCCAATGAATTAAACTGGAGTAAAAGAAGTATTCTTTTTGACTTGCCATATTGGTCAACACTCTTACTGCAGAATAATCTTGATGTCATGCATATAGAAAAAAATGTTTGTGATAACACTGTAGGCACACTTCTGGATATTGAGGGTAAATGA